The window ACCGGGAACGGTTTCGCCCCATCGGTTTAAAACGCAAACTGCTGCAGTCAATATGCATCTCGGATCGGGACCCTCTCGAGGACTATGTGCTTCGCACCCTTGGGGCCCAATTCGGACTTCATGACCAGGACCTCGTCGCACAGGAAGGATCCGAATTCCATATCGCCGTACCTGTCTAGGAAATCCCTCACATCGGCAGGGCCCTTGCATCTCCCGACGGTTATGTGACTCTTGAACGGCTTGTCGTCGAAGCTTATGTTCACGGCCTTGAGGTTCGCTGCGATGGAATCGGAGATCCTCTTCAGGACATCCGCCGGCTCGGCCCCTATCCAGATTACGTGAGGGTCTCTGGGCCTGGGGAAGCACCCCGCCCCGCGGATGGTCACGGTGAACGGTTCCATACCGCTGACCGCTTCCTGCACGCACCTCGTGACCTTCTTGGTCTTCCCGTCGTCGATATCCCCGACGAACCTCATTGTGATGTGCATCTGGCTCATAGGGGATGCCTTGACATTGTCGATACGATCCACATCCGCCAGGAGTTCCTTCAGGATCGATGGGTCCTTCAGCGGGACCGATATGAACATCCTGATCTTCATAGTCCCCTCTTTATCTCCTCTAGGAGCCCCTTGCATCCGGCCTCGATATCACTGTAGGCCTTGTCGAAATCCAGTGTGAAATAGGGATCGTCGACCTCTCCGCCCCCGACATAATCCATGAGCATCGCGACCTTGCATCCGGGGTTCGGACACAGCCACCTGATATCCTCCATGTTCTGACGGTCCATGGTGATTATGTAGTCGAACTCCTTGAAATCGTCCCTGGTGATCTGCCTGCTCCTCTTGCCGTCGCACGAGATGCCGTGCTTCTTCATGACGGCCACGGACCTCCTGTCCACGTAGTCCCCGAGGTGCTCCCCGCTGGTCCCCGCTGATTCGATGTAGATCCTTCCCTGCAGTCCTGCCTTCTCCACCATATCCTTGAAGACGAACTCGGCCAAGGGACTGCGGCATATGTTGCCGTAACATACGAAAAGGACGCTCACCGTCATGATGCGATCTCCGTCGGGACAACAGCACACATAGATTTATATGTGGACCTCTTTCCAGAGAA of the methanogenic archaeon mixed culture ISO4-G1 genome contains:
- a CDS encoding protein-tyrosine phosphatase, whose translation is MTVSVLFVCYGNICRSPLAEFVFKDMVEKAGLQGRIYIESAGTSGEHLGDYVDRRSVAVMKKHGISCDGKRSRQITRDDFKEFDYIITMDRQNMEDIRWLCPNPGCKVAMLMDYVGGGEVDDPYFTLDFDKAYSDIEAGCKGLLEEIKRGL
- a CDS encoding 2'-5' RNA ligase; its protein translation is MKIRMFISVPLKDPSILKELLADVDRIDNVKASPMSQMHITMRFVGDIDDGKTKKVTRCVQEAVSGMEPFTVTIRGAGCFPRPRDPHVIWIGAEPADVLKRISDSIAANLKAVNISFDDKPFKSHITVGRCKGPADVRDFLDRYGDMEFGSFLCDEVLVMKSELGPKGAKHIVLERVPIRDAY